Part of the Terrisporobacter glycolicus ATCC 14880 = DSM 1288 genome is shown below.
TTCCTGTAGATATTACTTCATATCCTAATTTATTTAATTCTGTACAAAACTCTACTACTCCAGTTTTATCTGTTACACTTACTAATGCTCTCTTAATCATTTATATAAACCCTCCTACCTTGAACAGTTAGCTTATTTTCACAGAACATTGCTATACTTTTTGCAAGTATTTCATGTTCAACTTCAAGTACCCTTGATGCTAATTTTTTTGCGTCATCATCTTGTTCTACTACTACTGTTTTTTGCATAATTATTGGACCTGTATCTGCTCCTTCATCAACGAAATGAACTGTTGCTCCAGTTACTTTTGCTCCATAATCAATTACACCTTGGTGTACTTTCTCTCCATAATATCCCTTACCACAAAAAGCTGGTATTAGTGATGGATGAATATTTATTATTTTATTTTTATACTCATTTACCAGTTTAGGACTGATTATTTTTAAATAACCAGCCAAAACTACTAAATCTATTTTATTTTCTTTTAATATTTCAATTATTTTATCTTCTTCATTTTCAAAAACAGCTTTTATATTATGATTTTTAGCTCTTTGAAGTCCGAAAGCTTCTGATTTGTTAGAAATCACTACTTTTACTTCACCATTTATAGTTTTATTTTCACAATTATCTATAACAGCTTGTAAATTAGTTCCTCCACCTGAAATTAGAACACCTATTTTTACCA
Proteins encoded:
- the purN gene encoding phosphoribosylglycinamide formyltransferase, which produces MVKIGVLISGGGTNLQAVIDNCENKTINGEVKVVISNKSEAFGLQRAKNHNIKAVFENEEDKIIEILKENKIDLVVLAGYLKIISPKLVNEYKNKIINIHPSLIPAFCGKGYYGEKVHQGVIDYGAKVTGATVHFVDEGADTGPIIMQKTVVVEQDDDAKKLASRVLEVEHEILAKSIAMFCENKLTVQGRRVYIND